A genomic region of Candidatus Pseudomonas phytovorans contains the following coding sequences:
- the cpaB gene encoding Flp pilus assembly protein CpaB, translating to MSSRLTLCLAAFFLLAALLAGYWGVVLSRPADAPAPVSPAADQPTAAVAPPPAVAPEPPRTAVVVLRKDLPANTPVTEDDVLIERLQVAPTGAYQQTAQVVGRISARPLAAGTWLDDSNFQAGGPLARMIRANERAVAVGVDEVVGAAGQLRPGDYVDVLLFLREEPNNPQASAQVVLPALRVLSVGEQTGLANDGRPAQTAEEQKARREQASMNGNATRTVALAVPEALASRLMLAAQAGTLRLAVRSADEQRLARYWNEPDAKPQVEAANRELYRFSQLSQSPVANAASLATTKSAPAMHIIRGAQVEDTNKTP from the coding sequence ATGAGCAGTCGCTTGACCCTATGCCTGGCTGCGTTCTTTCTGCTGGCAGCTCTTTTGGCCGGCTACTGGGGTGTTGTGCTGAGCCGCCCTGCGGATGCGCCCGCGCCGGTTAGTCCTGCGGCCGACCAGCCGACTGCAGCCGTCGCCCCACCACCCGCCGTCGCCCCAGAGCCACCGCGTACCGCCGTTGTGGTGCTGCGCAAGGATCTGCCCGCCAATACGCCGGTCACTGAAGACGATGTGCTGATCGAGCGCCTGCAGGTTGCCCCCACCGGTGCCTACCAGCAAACCGCCCAGGTGGTCGGGCGCATCAGCGCCAGGCCACTTGCAGCGGGCACCTGGCTGGATGACTCCAACTTCCAGGCTGGCGGGCCGCTGGCGCGGATGATCCGTGCCAACGAGCGCGCCGTGGCGGTGGGTGTGGACGAAGTGGTCGGCGCCGCCGGCCAGCTGCGCCCGGGCGACTACGTGGACGTGCTGCTGTTCCTGCGTGAAGAACCCAACAACCCGCAAGCTTCTGCCCAGGTGGTGCTGCCGGCCTTGCGCGTGCTGAGCGTCGGCGAGCAGACGGGCCTGGCCAACGACGGTCGCCCGGCACAAACCGCTGAAGAACAGAAAGCCCGACGTGAACAAGCCAGCATGAACGGCAACGCCACCCGCACCGTGGCGCTGGCAGTGCCCGAGGCCTTGGCCAGCCGCCTGATGCTGGCAGCCCAGGCCGGCACCTTGCGCCTGGCCGTGCGCAGTGCCGATGAACAACGCCTGGCCCGGTACTGGAACGAACCCGATGCCAAGCCGCAGGTGGAAGCCGCCAACCGCGAACTCTACCGCTTCAGCCAGCTATCCCAGTCGCCGGTGGCCAACGCTGCCAGCCTGGCGACCACTAAATCTGCACCCGCCATGCACATCATCCGTGGCGCCCAGGTTGAAGACACGAACAAAACCCCCTGA
- a CDS encoding Flp family type IVb pilin encodes MKLFILHCMTFLHRKDGASGIEYAVIATMVAVVLAAFVGDISTAVNATFTTIKNAL; translated from the coding sequence ATGAAACTGTTCATTCTGCACTGCATGACCTTCCTGCATCGCAAGGACGGGGCGTCTGGTATCGAATACGCGGTCATTGCGACGATGGTCGCAGTGGTGCTAGCCGCGTTCGTCGGCGATATCTCCACGGCCGTCAACGCCACCTTCACCACGATCAAAAATGCCCTTTGA
- a CDS encoding response regulator, which produces MQNASSRQQILLVDDEQDVLLELAELLDNEGFACLTATSVQAALKQLTRHPDIALVITDLRMPEESGIGLIRRMRDHTARLHLPVIVMSGQADLDDVSELLHLQVVDFFRKPLYHARLLKTLENLFPEPKLRAVN; this is translated from the coding sequence ATGCAGAACGCTTCCTCGCGCCAGCAGATCCTTTTGGTGGATGACGAGCAGGACGTTCTGCTGGAGCTGGCCGAACTTCTCGATAACGAAGGCTTCGCCTGCCTGACTGCGACATCGGTACAGGCGGCATTGAAGCAGCTTACCCGGCATCCCGACATTGCCCTCGTGATCACCGACCTGCGCATGCCGGAGGAAAGCGGCATCGGTCTGATAAGGCGCATGCGTGACCACACGGCCCGCCTGCACCTGCCGGTGATCGTGATGTCCGGGCAGGCCGACCTGGATGACGTCAGCGAACTGCTGCACCTGCAGGTGGTAGATTTTTTCCGCAAGCCGCTTTATCACGCACGTTTGCTTAAAACCCTGGAGAACCTGTTCCCCGAGCCAAAACTGAGGGCGGTGAATTGA
- a CDS encoding HPF/RaiA family ribosome-associated protein: MQIQVNSSNHFESNARLDQWVRSTLQTSLERYEEDLTRIEVHLRDENGAKPGPHDKRCQMEARPKGHQPISVTHTATSVDQAVDGAATKLNHALEHFYGKLRSKRGALELSDPEA, translated from the coding sequence ATGCAAATCCAGGTCAACAGCAGCAACCATTTCGAAAGCAACGCCCGTCTCGATCAGTGGGTCCGCAGCACACTGCAAACCTCACTGGAACGTTACGAAGAAGACCTCACCCGCATCGAGGTTCACCTGCGCGACGAGAACGGCGCCAAGCCCGGACCGCATGACAAACGCTGCCAGATGGAGGCTCGCCCCAAAGGCCACCAACCGATTTCGGTGACCCACACTGCCACTTCGGTAGACCAGGCAGTCGACGGTGCCGCCACCAAGCTCAACCACGCGCTGGAACACTTCTACGGCAAGCTGCGCAGCAAGCGCGGCGCCCTGGAACTGAGTGACCCGGAGGCCTGA
- a CDS encoding TonB-dependent siderophore receptor produces the protein MPLRPSPLFHALLLTTTLGLAMPAAHAETRSYHIAAGSLEDALNQFGRESGALISFGSQLTQGISTQGLDGQYDVRQGLDALLRGSGLQVRQETDNAFSLQPVGSPAANAPVELGASTVVGDWLAEAQQDNVFEHPGARDVVRREEFERSGATTAREVLNRIPGVNAPDNNGTGSHDLALNFGIRGLNPRLASRSTVLMDGIPVPFAPYGQPQLSLAPLSMGNMDAVDVVRGGGAVRYGPQNVGGIVNFVTRAIPEEATFKAAMQNQISPSSSHDGFKNSANLLVGGTNANGLGGALLYSGTRGGDWREHSDTQIDDLILKGKLQLDEANSLHAMAQYYEGEADMPGGLSTADFAADPYQSTRLKDKFWGRRTLFNFGYDYKQDDRQFSVNSFFTKTLRSGYLDQGSFVSLSPREYWVRGIETRFSQGLALGDSWHELGVGYRYVNEAGHELRFREPVNGNLPTTASRNDRDTRGSTEAHAIYLDDRIDIGRWTITPGVRYEMIDSEQSNKLNGQRYQGSYNTALPALNVMYHLTDSWNLYANTEGSFGSVQYSQMPNRVSSGEVKPEKARTWEVGTRYDNGDLQAEIGAFLINFDNQYESNQTNDSVIARGETRHQGIETSIRYALDGLSPALAGFDVHASYAFVDATIREDGPNKGNQVPFSSRHKGNLGVGYTDGPWQLNLDGSFQSSQYADNANTGTESADGSTGRIPGYMLVSTRAGYDFGAQLSNLKVAVGVKNLFNREYYTRSYDDNNKGKYVGEPRTLYVQTSVEF, from the coding sequence ATGCCGTTGCGCCCCAGCCCCCTGTTCCACGCCCTGTTGCTCACCACCACGCTCGGCCTGGCCATGCCTGCCGCCCATGCCGAAACCCGCAGCTACCACATCGCCGCCGGCTCGCTTGAAGACGCACTCAACCAGTTTGGCCGCGAAAGCGGAGCGCTGATTTCGTTCGGCTCGCAACTGACCCAGGGCATCAGCACCCAGGGCCTGGACGGCCAGTACGATGTGCGCCAAGGCCTCGACGCGCTGCTGCGCGGCAGCGGCCTGCAGGTGCGGCAGGAAACCGACAACGCCTTCAGCCTGCAGCCCGTCGGCAGCCCCGCTGCCAACGCCCCGGTCGAGCTCGGCGCCTCTACCGTGGTCGGCGACTGGCTGGCCGAAGCGCAACAGGACAATGTGTTCGAGCACCCCGGCGCCCGCGACGTGGTGCGCCGCGAGGAATTCGAGCGCAGCGGCGCTACCACCGCCCGCGAAGTGCTTAACCGCATCCCGGGAGTCAACGCCCCCGACAACAACGGCACCGGCAGCCATGACCTGGCTCTGAACTTCGGCATCCGTGGCCTCAACCCGCGCCTGGCCTCGCGTTCGACCGTACTGATGGATGGCATTCCGGTGCCGTTTGCCCCCTATGGCCAGCCGCAGCTGTCGCTGGCCCCGCTGAGCATGGGCAACATGGACGCCGTGGATGTGGTGCGCGGGGGCGGCGCGGTGCGCTATGGCCCGCAGAACGTCGGCGGCATCGTCAACTTCGTCACCCGGGCGATCCCCGAGGAGGCGACCTTCAAGGCCGCCATGCAAAACCAGATCAGCCCCTCCTCCAGCCACGATGGTTTCAAGAACAGCGCCAACCTGCTGGTGGGCGGCACCAATGCCAACGGCCTGGGCGGCGCCCTGCTGTACTCTGGCACCCGTGGTGGCGACTGGCGCGAACACAGCGACACGCAGATCGACGACCTGATCCTCAAGGGCAAGTTGCAACTGGACGAAGCCAACAGCCTGCACGCCATGGCCCAGTACTACGAGGGCGAGGCCGATATGCCCGGCGGCCTGAGCACCGCCGACTTCGCTGCCGACCCGTACCAGTCCACGCGCCTGAAAGACAAGTTCTGGGGCCGCCGCACCCTGTTCAATTTCGGCTACGACTACAAGCAGGACGACCGCCAGTTCAGCGTCAACAGCTTCTTCACCAAGACCCTGCGCAGCGGCTACCTGGACCAGGGCAGCTTCGTCTCGCTGTCGCCACGCGAGTACTGGGTGCGCGGCATCGAAACCCGCTTCTCGCAGGGCTTGGCCCTTGGTGACAGCTGGCACGAACTGGGCGTCGGCTACCGCTACGTCAACGAAGCCGGCCACGAACTGCGCTTCCGCGAGCCGGTGAACGGCAACCTGCCGACCACCGCCAGCCGCAACGACCGCGACACCCGTGGCAGCACCGAAGCCCACGCCATCTACCTGGATGACCGTATCGACATCGGCCGCTGGACCATCACCCCCGGTGTGCGCTACGAGATGATCGACTCCGAGCAGAGCAACAAGCTCAACGGCCAGCGCTACCAGGGCAGCTACAACACCGCGCTGCCGGCGCTGAACGTGATGTACCACCTGACCGACAGCTGGAACCTGTACGCCAACACCGAAGGCTCGTTCGGCAGCGTGCAGTACAGCCAGATGCCCAACCGCGTCAGCAGCGGCGAGGTAAAACCGGAAAAGGCCCGCACCTGGGAAGTCGGCACCCGCTACGACAACGGCGACCTGCAGGCCGAGATCGGCGCGTTCCTGATCAACTTCGACAACCAGTACGAAAGCAACCAGACCAACGACTCGGTAATCGCCCGTGGCGAAACCCGTCACCAGGGTATCGAAACCAGCATCCGCTATGCACTGGACGGCCTGAGCCCGGCCTTGGCCGGCTTCGATGTGCACGCCAGCTATGCGTTCGTTGACGCCACCATCCGCGAAGACGGGCCAAACAAAGGTAACCAGGTGCCGTTCTCGTCGCGGCACAAGGGCAACCTGGGCGTGGGCTACACCGATGGCCCTTGGCAGTTGAACCTGGACGGCAGCTTCCAGAGCAGCCAGTACGCCGACAATGCCAACACCGGCACTGAAAGCGCCGATGGCAGCACCGGGCGCATTCCGGGCTACATGCTGGTCAGCACCCGCGCCGGGTACGATTTTGGCGCGCAGCTGTCGAACCTGAAAGTGGCGGTCGGGGTGAAGAACCTGTTCAACCGCGAGTACTACACGCGCTCTTACGATGACAACAACAAGGGCAAGTACGTGGGTGAGCCACGGACCTTGTATGTGCAGACGTCGGTGGAGTTCTGA
- a CDS encoding FecR family protein has protein sequence MNASFSPQVAEQAVHWLIESQGDDFGQAQRLALEHWLGADQEHQRAWAHIQQVNQRLRGVDSPVVHATLQAPHSPARRRALKALLLVGVASATGLGLQQHNPMPGLMADYRSPVGQRRRMGLEDGSVLQLNTRSAADVRFDGQQRRVRLFEGELALQVANDTRPLLLHTGEGALRLDRGRFNVRQFDGYSLVSVFEGVASVAGQPLLAGQQARFTGGWQSISALDRNVGAWVDGMLVASQMRLADFLAELGRYRHGQLGCSEQVAGLRISGSYPLDDSERILQMLEVALPVRVRRFTRYWVTVEPKIG, from the coding sequence GTGAACGCCTCGTTTTCCCCGCAGGTGGCAGAGCAAGCCGTGCACTGGTTGATCGAGTCCCAGGGCGATGACTTTGGCCAGGCGCAGCGGTTGGCGCTGGAACACTGGCTGGGGGCCGACCAGGAGCATCAGCGTGCCTGGGCCCATATTCAGCAGGTAAACCAGCGCCTGCGCGGGGTGGACTCGCCTGTGGTGCATGCCACCCTGCAAGCCCCCCACTCGCCGGCCCGGCGGCGCGCACTCAAGGCCTTGCTGCTGGTGGGCGTGGCCAGTGCCACCGGGCTTGGGCTGCAGCAACACAACCCCATGCCGGGCCTTATGGCCGACTACCGCAGCCCGGTCGGACAGCGCCGGCGCATGGGCCTGGAAGACGGCAGCGTGTTGCAGCTCAACACCCGCAGTGCCGCCGACGTGCGCTTCGACGGGCAACAGCGCCGAGTGCGGCTGTTCGAAGGCGAACTGGCGCTGCAGGTGGCCAACGATACCCGGCCGTTGCTGCTGCATACCGGCGAAGGGGCATTACGCCTGGACCGCGGGCGCTTCAACGTGCGCCAGTTCGACGGCTACAGCCTGGTGTCCGTGTTTGAGGGTGTGGCCAGCGTCGCGGGGCAACCGTTACTGGCTGGGCAGCAGGCACGCTTCACGGGGGGCTGGCAGTCGATCTCGGCGCTGGACCGCAATGTCGGCGCCTGGGTCGACGGCATGTTGGTGGCCTCGCAAATGCGCCTGGCGGATTTTCTTGCCGAGCTAGGGCGCTATCGCCATGGACAGCTGGGGTGCAGCGAGCAGGTCGCCGGCTTGCGCATTTCCGGGTCGTATCCGCTGGATGACAGTGAGCGCATCCTGCAAATGCTGGAAGTCGCGCTGCCGGTGCGAGTGCGACGGTTCACCCGGTACTGGGTAACCGTCGAGCCAAAAATCGGCTAG